The Chrysemys picta bellii isolate R12L10 chromosome 3, ASM1138683v2, whole genome shotgun sequence DNA window TGGCTCACTTCACAATTTTCCTTGTTCACGGATCTCCTCCTAGCGGGTTGGCCGTTCCTTTCTTTTGACATCTTGGTGAAATTCTCCTGCGTAATACAGGccggaggtcaggctagatgatcacaaatatcccatctggccttaaaatctatgatcctgtgaggtgctgagaacTGACAGGTCACTCAACCTTTTACAGGATGAAGCCTGGATGGATGCTTAGGCCGGTAAACCCACAGAGCATTGAGTGGAAGTGCCAGCTAGCAGAGGTTTTGTTCAAGGTACCTTTTGCTATAGCCTCCCAAAAAAGCAATGCTGTAGTTCTCACGTCTCATCTTATACAGTGAAGCTACATGCTGCCATGTCAGACATTGGGGGTGATGCTTCAACCAGACTTCCGCCCCCAGGATACAAGACGGGACCGCCAACAGAGCATTCTCAGCTGGGGGGCGGCCTTCccgttacatgctgcagagcacCTCTGTCTGAGCAGGAATCGGAGGAGGGCTGAAGCAGCTGCAGGTGTGATTTTTGTTCAGGGAAATATGTGTTGTGGGGGATGGGAGGCTCTGCCCACTGCTGTTGCTGCTTTTAACTATTTTTGAATTGTGTGTTTACTCTCCTGTCCAGGCTCTTAGAACTCAGGAATGGGGGCTATTTGAGTGgagtatattttttaaatttaagagaGGCAGTTACCAGAGCCCCTCAGGGAGTTAGGGGCTGCACTCCCATTAAAAGTCCATGGGAGTTCAATGCCTAAACTTCTtaggttgagattttcagaagtcccTAAATAAATATGGCAAAAAGTGTATCATGCTCAGATGCCTTTAAAAATGCTTTGGATAGAAAGCACCATCCAGAACACATGCTGTCCTAAAACAGATCACCTTCCATGGCTTCGCATCATCTGACAACAGTACAGTCAGCTCTAGCTATGTTATTATATGGCCCTAGtccctgtagtatctgagtgtcacACACACAATGCTCACAACACTGCCGTGAGGCAGAGAGATATTTTAATTGTGAGTCCGATTTTCAAAGAACTATGCATCATGTTTGTACGTACACTTATATTAAGGGCATAAATAGGAAGTTATAAGTCCTAGCTATTAGCATTTACACCTCCAAGTGCCACCATTTGCTTGTGAAaatggcctcattttcagaggtgcaaGCCCATTGTGTTCAGCAAGTAATGCAGCGCTCTTTAATACAGGATTTCTTTTGCCTTATTCAGTCATAATGTCTATTACTTGACTACCATGATTGAATCACCGTAAAGGCTCCATCCCTCAGATCCTTAATCATGAGAGTAACTCCACAGCCTTTAATTGTGTGACTAATCAGAAAAGGGATGGTGAAAGGGAGCCTGGCAGATGAAAGTGTGGTATCAGTGACAAACTAATATTGCAAGAACAGCTTGTCCTTTTGGAGAGGTGTGGATGGCCTCGTGGCTGGAGCATGGGGCTAGAAGCCAGGAGTTCCTCAGGGCTCATGACAGCTCTTCCAGTGAATTACTATATGgctttggccaagtcacttataGCCAAATGCGGCCAATGGAGTCCTCACACTTAGGTTCTAACAGTAAGCACATCCCAATTGTTTTTAACCACTGTGATGGAGTACAGGATGAGAGATGGTCTGTCAGATAATGGGACCCCAGACTATTTAGGTGTTAACTCAATTAATGTCCACaatacccttgtgaggtaggtattGCCAATCCCTAGTTATTAGATGAGCAGAGTGAGACAGGTGGTCAATGATTTGGGGGGCCCATATTCATACACCATATTCATACACTCCTTACCCTACTGAAGTCttgctgttaacttcagtggggctaatATTTTGCCGCAGCTATGTCCTGAAGGTATTCAGAAGACATAAAGCACTACAGGTGTTGAATATTATAAATCCTATGGTATTTTGAATGAAAGAGACTTAGGCACTGGGGAAGTAGAAAGTAGCAATTAGGTGAGTGATGGGAAAAAGTTGGATGAGCAATATGGGAAGCGGTGTGAAGAAGAAATAGAGTAGAGAGGagaaaaaggagaggaaaaaactGTACGAAGGAGAGGGAATGAGTGTGAAATTGGAAAATGAAACGAATTAAATAAATCAGAATAGAACTGACAGTGGCTGAAGGAAAGTGAATCAAACCCCAAGGGACAGTCTGCCACCCCGTGCAACTGCATGGGGGTCTCAGGACTGACACACGGAATACGTTGATGGTGTTTGGCCCAGAATGTGGAAAAAGCAGAATGAATAAAGAGTatggaagagaaaagaaaagaggagACCTCTCAAGGGGCTGAGGATATTTAGGGACAGCCAGGGAAAAGGCTGGTCCAAGAAATGCAACAACAGAAAGCAATACATGGAGAAGGAATGAACTGTCTGAGCAAACGAGCTATCCTAGAACACAGAAAAGGCTGGGATCTTCTGTATAAAACACTGCAAAGTGGTCTCCTTGGGGCTCCCCCTGGAGTCTCCCCAGAAGCTCCAACAGAAGTGGAAtgcaaggccctgatcctgcagtcagcTCTACGCTGTGGAGTGCTGTGTATACACACACcaagccctgctgaagtcaatgggctccaTGGGGATCTGCCCACAGggagctcactgcaggatcagagcccaagTCCCCAGCTTCTGAGCGACACGGGCCAGCATGGATGCATGACACTTGTGCTCAGATCTGCACCGGGTGCCATACAAGCCGCAGGTGATGATCTTTAAAATCTGAACAGTCTGGGATTGGATTATCTGAAACCATCTTTCACCCAGTACCCTGCCCTGGCCGTTAAGAAATCTGAGAACTCCATGCATGTTAGCAGAGTGCTCTTGCTTGAGAGCTGCCGCCTCTGGAACTGGCTGGACTAGGCAAAAGCTAGGGCAGGATGCAACAATTACTGATTTTCATTTAGCATTTGACTAACCCTTTATATATTGTTCCTTAACTCCTGTGTTCAGGATGGCTGGGTAACATGGTGACAAGCACTATAGGAATTAATCAAGCTAATAGGCAagagttgtgttttgttttgcctATATCTTttctgcagtggggaggggctgcttcACATCCATATTAAGCTTTAAGAATCTCCTCGGTTTTAACTTGCTTTACTGTGCTACTCTCAAGGCCTCACTTTGCAGCCAGCATTGAAGGtcataaaacaagagacaatagTTCCAGGCAATATGTCTAGACAACAGCACAAACAGGAGTAGCAGCATTCTCTCTAGCAGCTGGATCCCAGATCATTCATACAGAGGGTCAGCAACTCTTGTAATACTGGATGTTTTTCTtagagccccagcttctggaggcaTGTGATTTGgtgagactctctctctctctctctctctctctctctctgtaaaagAAACatgtttctagctctcatggttgcagagaaaaacttgaaaaggTGACccgagtgcaccctaaaggctaaaaagccagaagacaaataaaaaggacccatttcttttttttaaaagaaatcattatttttaagccagtctcataaTTTTTGGGCACCTGACACATGTTTTTCTGAACACTGGCGACTGGCAAAACTGAATGCATGTAAAGAAATACAGGAATGTGGAACTCATGTCAGCACAAGGAGCTGGAGCGTGCATGCATGACACAAAGATAACATAGGGCATATGCAAGCGTATCTTTAACTAGAACTGCTCCTTGCATGATCTTAGCATTAAATCTTGATAGATTCATGgattttgaggccagaagggaccactctgatcatcaagtctgacttcctgcataacacaggccatagaacttccccacttTCTTGACTGTTCGTATGTATTGTGTGATGTCTATGTAATGTCTGCCTTTTTTCCAGTATGGAAAGGCACCTGGATAATTGAGTGTCGCCAGCTTAAGGTATGTATCCAGCtacccttttgaaaaaaaatgcatgACTAATTTCTTaagtatatatatcttcctactgtattttccactgcatgcatccgatgaagtgggttttagcccacgaaagcttatgctcaagtaaatttgttaatctctaaggtgccacaaggactcctcgtccTTTTTTCTTAAGACATGAAGAAACCTATTAGCCATGTAGATAGATTgtatcttctcctcctccctagACAAAATGGCTCCCTTACATGAGGCATTCTCCTCATCTGGAGATGATGGTAAATAGTCATACTATACACACACTGCTGTCAATAGGACTACTGGTACAAGCAACTGCTCACTAATGTCATTGAGGATTTgtcccaaaatatttacagacTCTAGCAAAGCATACTGGACCCACAGCAACACTGTTGGAGATCATAATGCTTGCAGGGATTCTGGTAGAGTTTATAAACCCATGAGGACTCTTGCTCCGATTGCAACGTGACCAAGGCATCTGGTTAATTTCATAAAATACCCAACAATTCCGTCCAGGTTTACGTTACAtctgactttgtctagcttcaaattccagtCATTGGATTATATTAGTCCTTTCTCTGATAcactgaagagcccgttattaaatatttgttccccgtgtaggtacttatagactgtaatcaagtcacttcttaactttttctttttaagttaaatagattgagctccttgaggctatcactataaggcatgttttctcatGCTTTTATCATTCTGGtggctctctgaaccctctccaatttatcaacatccttcttgatttGTGGGAACCAAAACTTGtctcctgatctctaatagttaaAGACTGGCATCAGCACTGAAGTTTGACATttcatatcccttccaaaatgtttgTTAGTATCAACTATTATAACCCTAGatatttttgaattttatttGTGTATTTTGATTTCTAATGAGGCATCTACCTAAATCACTAGCCACATGTACAACCCCTTACAAAGATCCATTAAAATTCAACAGGCCCAGTGCCTGTATTAGACTGGATCCTTCCCCTTAAACATAAACCTAAAATTCTCCCTCTTTCATTAAACACCCCTCCTGGCTAGACAGAGCTTAGAGCATGACGAAACCTTGCACTATCGGGCTCTGCCAACCAACCACTGAAGTAAGTCCCAGAGCTGATTAGCCCTTGCTCCAGATCTGACTGCCAGACCCCTCAGATTTAAACCAAACACTTTTGCTGTTCTTAACTCTTACAGTAACAATGAGAGAGACCTTGTTGCCAGcagcggattagccactgggctgaaagggcctgtgcccaggggccccagccaatttgggggccccagaaaaatgccccccccccgtgccccaaccccgctccctggcagaagcccccgtgccccaacccaaGTAACAGCACCAGGTAGCTGGGGCCGGGGAagcccctgcaccccgaccctgctccccagcagaagtgccgggtggggtgggggaagccccagTGTCCAGACCCCGGCTGCGGCTCTGGGACTGGAGGAACTCGAACTCTCACTCTCCGCTGTGGCCCCAGAGCCATGGcggggggacagagcttctccggtATTGTGGCGGGAGGGTAGGAAGGAGAAAATGGGTTGCAGGCTGCGGGGGGAGCAGAATGGGGCCGGAGCATGGttggaacaggggcagggccGTGGGGGGTAAGGGGTAGCCTGGGGGCAGAATTGCAGGCGGAAGGCGTGGGGAGGGACCCCCTGCTtgatctggcccagggccccatgaaaccttaatctgcctctggaTGTTGGCATAGCCAGGGCCCCAACTCTTTAGCACCTTGTAGTTCACTACTGGGACTTTTTAAAATTGCATCCAGAAACACACTGGCACAGGTGTTGTGTGTTCTCTGAGAGAAACGCACCTCAACAGGCTGCCCGCCTCTGACAGTCCCAGGTGACGCTTATGAATTGTCTTCAAGTTTAGCCCCCATGTCATCTAATCTGGCGACAACCCAGCCATGGATAATTGTGGTGAGGTCCAGATCAGAAAGCAAAGTGCTGCAATCTTTTAGCCACCTGCAGGTGTTAGCCCACTGCAATCTTGTAGCCAGCAATGCTTTTGGCTGAGGATCTAAcatggccccctcccccaccccactcccacgtTCTGGATCTGTGTAACAAAAGCCAGGCACGTTGTCTTTGCCTAGGGCACTGACCCAACCTCTTGAATCTCTTGCTCTTTCTCCCAGCCTGTCAACCTTACCTCTGCAGAGGTGACCCCAGCCCTCTATGCCCACATGCACCTCTGCCACGGAATGCAGGAGCAGAGAATCTGCACAGCAAATGGCTCAATCCCTTTAATTCCTTGGGCTGCTCACATCTGGTGCAGTGGAACTGTTATCAATCCTGCTGCTAGGGGACCctccatatagggtgaccagatgtcccgattttatagggacagtcccgattttggggtctttttcttatataggctcctattacctcccaccccctgtcccgatttttcacacttgctgtctggtcaccctacctccacaAGCGCTAGGGCGGGGTTTGCCCTTTAGTGCATGCAAACtagcagtgaaactgactagtctatTTTCCTTGTCTAAGCAGAACAAAATGCAAAACAACAAATATACCTAGAGATCTATGCTTACAGTATGGTTGCCTTCCTAGTTTGCTGGTAACCTAGGGCCCTCACACACACATGTGCTCTTTGGGGTCATTTCTAATATTGCTATAAGCCACAGTCTTGCCCTAAATATTACCTTTCAGAGATAAGTGCTTTTCTATCAAGGTTTTCATTGTCATCTTATACTCGTCCTCAGTTATAGGGAGTTGTGCCAGCTTCATGTCTGGAGAATACTCCTCCTTCAGAACCTTtgcccagtttctttcaggtggCCAGCATGCAGCAGACACTGTGAAACCTGCCTCGTCCAGGTTCCTGGCAAACGTCCGTCCGATGGAGCTGTTGGACACTAGAATCACAACGGCTCTCCCTTTTATGTCAATATTTCTCTCCATTTTCTTCACAATCCCCAAGGAGAAAACGATCACAAAGCAGGTGAGGAATGCAGTGCAGATGCACACGAAAGCATAAAGGAAGCAGGAAAGGGCCAAGGCAAGCGTTAAATCTGCAGCTACCAGGAAGAATTGTCTAAAAGCGAATGCCATTGTTTAAAGAATTAGCCTGCTCCTCGCTCGGATGTTTGCTGAGAAATCTGGTAGGAGTCACAGCATGCAGTTATGCTGTTATGAAGCCAGCCAGCATTGCAAAACATGCAGAGGCAAGTCACAGCTTCACTACAAGGATGAATCATCGTCCTGAATAGAACAAGAAGTATGATTTCCAAACCGTATACATTTCAGCAGACGGCTGAGTGACTCATGCTAGTTGACATGGCTACATTGTACATTTCGTGGTCTACCAGGTTGAAATCTAAGAATTCTGTTCACAGGGGAATTACAAACAAGTCTCCACCTGGGCCAGTGATagatcttgtttgtttttaaataataactTTTCAGGGGCTTTTTCTGAAATACTGGGTCAGAGAGAAATTTGTGGAAGGCTCAGGCAGAATTATAAGAGCTGCAAAAGATTGTGGTATTTTCCTCTTGGACACCCACATAGGTATCTAGGTTGAGATCTGATGCAGAGTACACGTAATGCAAACCTCAGCTTTCAATTTCCTTGTTATGCATAAACTGGGTCATGTCCCCCTTATTTAACAATTATGACATTTCCAGCTGATTGGAAACTTAAGTTATGTGTACTTATTAATATTATTCACATAACTGAGGTTGTACTATATTCACAAAGGTCAAGTACCAAGCAAAAAGTGTAGGAAAATCCTTTGAAGAAAATTTTGTACTTTCTTAGTAGCTATCTGCAATATTCCCAGTATCTTATTGGTACGCTTAAATCTACCACTCTCCATGCTGCAGTAAATCTGGCTAAAACCCAAGACAACAGTAGTGAAATTTTGACCATATGCAACCAATTTTGTTTTAGTTGTAAAATATCCTGTGTGGAGAACATTTTGCATCCTATTTGTGAGGACTTTCCAAACTTGAAAATTTTGGTAGTGGCTAATTTACCTTAGAGAGGAGATGAGTAAGTGGGGACATGAGAAAGTTATACACCCTAACAAC harbors:
- the LOC101952640 gene encoding 11-beta-hydroxysteroid dehydrogenase type 2-like isoform X1 encodes the protein MAFAFRQFFLVAADLTLALALSCFLYAFVCICTAFLTCFVIVFSLGIVKKMERNIDIKGRAVVILVSNSSIGRTFARNLDEAGFTVSAACWPPERNWAKVLKEEYSPDMKLAQLPITEDEYKMTMKTLIEKHLSLKGMYGLMKNPSVLMWEEQKPDTTRFSEGKTSYKWKDVCITPAFLMALLFLPVNYAVTFAKKKSQQLLTSLLKSKN
- the LOC101952640 gene encoding 11-beta-hydroxysteroid dehydrogenase type 2-like isoform X2; protein product: MAFAFRQFFLVAADLTLALALSCFLYAFVCICTAFLTCFVIVFSLGIVKKMERNIDIKGRAVVILVSNSSIGRTFARNLDEAGFTVSAACWPPERNWAKVLKEEYSPDMKLAQLPITEDEYKMTMKTLIEKHLSLKGMYGLMKNPSVLMWEEQKPDTTRFSEGKTSYKWKDVCITPEKPAVTY